A region of Ramlibacter agri DNA encodes the following proteins:
- a CDS encoding acyl-CoA dehydrogenase family protein: MQYTHEHLELQKTLKRFIAEEINPHVDEWEAAEIFPAHQVFKRLGQLGLLGLTKPEEYGGAALDYSYSMAMAEALGDIECGGVPMAIGVQTDMATPALARFGSDELRREFLAPAIAGDMVACVGVSEPAAGSDVSGIKSRARKDGDDYVITGQKMWITNSLQADWMCMLVNTGEGPVHRNKSLVIVPMRDDKGNLRPGIEVARKIRKIGMMSSDTGLIYFDEVRVPQRYRIGEEGQGFIYQMQQFQEERLWAAANCLLSLSNCIHWTVEWAQERKLFGATLADQQWVQFKLAELQTEVEALRALTYRACDLYVQGQDVLQLASMAKLKAGRLNRLVPDTCLQFWGGMGYTWENKVARMFRDGRLASIGGGADEVMLGILAKTMGVAKRPPAQG, from the coding sequence ATGCAGTACACGCATGAACACCTCGAGCTGCAGAAGACGCTGAAGCGCTTCATCGCCGAGGAGATCAACCCGCACGTGGACGAATGGGAGGCGGCGGAGATCTTTCCCGCCCACCAGGTCTTCAAGCGCCTGGGCCAGCTCGGGCTGCTGGGCCTGACCAAGCCGGAAGAATACGGCGGCGCCGCCCTCGACTACTCGTACTCGATGGCGATGGCCGAAGCGCTGGGCGACATCGAGTGCGGCGGCGTGCCGATGGCGATCGGCGTGCAAACCGACATGGCCACGCCGGCGCTGGCGCGCTTCGGCAGCGACGAGCTGCGGCGCGAGTTCCTGGCGCCGGCGATCGCCGGCGACATGGTGGCCTGTGTCGGCGTCAGCGAGCCGGCGGCCGGCAGCGACGTGTCCGGCATCAAGAGCCGCGCGCGCAAGGACGGCGACGACTACGTCATCACCGGCCAGAAGATGTGGATCACCAACAGCCTGCAGGCCGACTGGATGTGCATGCTGGTGAACACGGGCGAAGGCCCCGTGCACCGAAACAAGAGCCTGGTGATCGTGCCGATGCGCGACGACAAGGGCAACTTGCGGCCCGGCATCGAGGTGGCGCGCAAGATCCGCAAGATCGGCATGATGAGCAGCGACACCGGGCTGATCTACTTCGACGAGGTGCGCGTGCCGCAGCGTTACCGCATCGGCGAGGAAGGCCAGGGCTTCATCTACCAGATGCAGCAGTTCCAGGAGGAGCGCCTGTGGGCCGCCGCGAACTGCCTGCTGTCGCTGTCCAACTGCATCCACTGGACCGTCGAATGGGCGCAGGAGCGCAAGCTGTTCGGCGCCACGCTGGCCGACCAGCAATGGGTGCAGTTCAAGCTGGCCGAACTGCAGACCGAGGTGGAGGCGCTGCGCGCGCTGACCTATCGCGCCTGCGACCTCTACGTGCAGGGGCAGGACGTGCTGCAGCTCGCGTCGATGGCCAAGCTGAAGGCCGGGCGCCTGAACCGCCTGGTGCCGGACACCTGCCTGCAGTTCTGGGGCGGCATGGGCTACACCTGGGAGAACAAGGTGGCGCGCATGTTCCGCGACGGCCGGCTCGCTTCCATCGGCGGCGGCGCCGACGAAGTGATGCTGGGCATCCTGGCCAAGACCATGGGCGTGGCCAAGCGTCCGCCCGCGCAGGGATGA
- a CDS encoding biotin carboxylase N-terminal domain-containing protein: MRRLLIANRGEIARRVLRTAHRLDIATVAVYSEPDAQALHVREAGRAHALGGQASSDSYLRIDKLVAAALVTGCDAVHPGYGFLSENPDFAQAVEDAGLTWVGPPVGAMRALGSKSRAKELAQARGVPVLPGYWGEDQSEARLLLEAEGIGFPLMVKAAAGGGGRGMRLVHAAAELPQALRSARSEAQAAFGSGELLLERALLAPRHVEIQVFCDRHGGGVHLGERDCSVQRRHQKIIEESPSPAVGEALRERMGACAVELAQAAGYEGAGTVEFLVDSDQFYLMEMNTRLQVEHPVTEMLTGFDLVEWQLRIAGGERLLLRQGDLEPQGHAIEVRLCAEDDHFHPQPGTVRRFLPPPLHGERLRFDHAIHEGLQVTPWYDSLLGKLVVHADTREQAIERLADALDDLQLLGLPTNRRLLAACLRHPVFQAGEALIPFLAEHGDEIRRQLEEEEFVLAPEAAFSALLPQGSAPALASPFERPLRVRHRGVVLDVPLREAEGVSPAQAVVVALPQGGWHVQVGSVDLFIEDASFAPPAGAGAGTGASELRAPFNGKVIEVRAEAGRAVKKGETLLVIESMKLEHAVAAPRDALVRAVHVEAGQQVAPARVLLIFEAAP, from the coding sequence ATCCGCCGCCTGCTGATTGCGAATCGCGGCGAGATCGCCCGCCGCGTCCTCCGCACCGCGCATCGCCTGGACATCGCGACGGTCGCCGTGTATTCGGAGCCGGACGCGCAGGCGCTGCACGTGCGCGAAGCCGGGCGCGCCCATGCGCTGGGCGGCCAGGCTTCGTCGGACAGCTACCTGCGCATCGACAAGCTGGTGGCGGCGGCGCTGGTCACCGGTTGCGACGCAGTGCATCCGGGCTATGGTTTCCTCAGCGAGAACCCCGATTTCGCGCAGGCGGTGGAAGACGCCGGCCTCACCTGGGTCGGGCCGCCGGTGGGCGCGATGCGCGCGCTGGGCAGCAAGTCGCGCGCGAAGGAACTGGCGCAGGCGCGCGGCGTCCCGGTGTTGCCTGGCTACTGGGGCGAGGACCAGTCCGAGGCCCGGCTGCTGCTGGAGGCCGAAGGCATCGGCTTTCCGCTGATGGTGAAGGCCGCGGCCGGCGGCGGCGGCCGCGGCATGCGGCTCGTGCACGCCGCCGCGGAACTGCCGCAGGCCTTGCGCAGCGCGCGCTCGGAAGCGCAGGCCGCCTTCGGTTCCGGCGAGCTGCTGCTGGAACGCGCGCTGCTCGCGCCGCGCCACGTGGAGATCCAGGTGTTCTGCGATCGCCATGGCGGCGGCGTCCACCTGGGCGAGCGCGACTGCTCGGTGCAGCGGCGCCACCAGAAGATCATCGAGGAAAGCCCCAGCCCCGCGGTGGGCGAGGCGCTGCGCGAGCGCATGGGCGCGTGCGCGGTGGAACTGGCGCAGGCCGCGGGCTACGAAGGCGCGGGCACGGTCGAATTCCTGGTGGACAGCGACCAGTTCTACCTGATGGAGATGAACACGCGGCTGCAGGTGGAGCACCCGGTCACCGAGATGCTCACCGGCTTCGACCTGGTCGAATGGCAGCTGCGCATCGCCGGTGGCGAACGCCTGCTGCTGCGCCAGGGCGACCTGGAGCCGCAAGGGCATGCCATCGAGGTGCGGCTGTGCGCGGAGGACGACCACTTCCATCCGCAGCCCGGGACGGTGCGCCGCTTCCTGCCGCCGCCGCTGCATGGCGAGCGGCTGCGCTTCGACCATGCGATCCACGAAGGCCTGCAGGTCACGCCCTGGTACGACTCGCTGCTGGGCAAGCTGGTCGTCCATGCCGATACGCGCGAGCAGGCGATCGAGCGGCTGGCGGACGCCCTGGACGACTTGCAGCTGCTGGGCCTGCCCACCAATCGCCGGCTGCTCGCGGCCTGCCTGCGGCACCCGGTGTTCCAGGCGGGCGAGGCGCTGATTCCCTTCCTGGCCGAACATGGCGACGAAATCCGCCGCCAGCTGGAAGAAGAGGAGTTCGTGCTGGCGCCCGAAGCGGCCTTCTCCGCGCTGCTGCCGCAAGGCTCGGCGCCGGCGCTGGCCAGCCCCTTCGAGCGGCCGCTGCGCGTGCGCCATCGCGGCGTGGTGCTCGACGTGCCGCTGCGCGAAGCCGAAGGCGTGAGCCCCGCGCAGGCCGTCGTCGTGGCGCTGCCGCAGGGCGGCTGGCACGTGCAGGTGGGGTCGGTGGACCTGTTCATCGAGGATGCGTCCTTCGCGCCGCCGGCCGGCGCAGGTGCGGGCACGGGCGCGAGCGAATTGCGTGCGCCCTTCAACGGCAAGGTGATCGAGGTGCGGGCCGAAGCCGGCCGCGCGGTGAAGAAGGGGGAGACGCTGTTGGTGATCGAATCGATGAAGCTGGAGCACGCCGTGGCCGCGCCGCGCGATGCGCTGGTGCGGGCGGTGCACGTGGAGGCGGGGCAGCAGGTGGCGCCCGCGCGCGTGCTGCTCATTTTCGAGGCTGCGCCATGA
- a CDS encoding thioesterase family protein — MKAVPEEFEDEFIRGLKEIFEHRILFNQVLGLQIESLRPEKVVGRIAMKNELVGHYLHNRLHGGVISAGLDAMGGLAVMAAIGARHMDESPEQRLHRFGKLGTIDLRIDYLRPGIGEHFQLEAEVLRLGSRVASTRMEFRGAEGKLLATGAGAYIIS; from the coding sequence ATGAAGGCCGTGCCGGAAGAATTCGAGGATGAGTTCATCCGCGGGCTCAAGGAGATCTTCGAGCACCGGATCCTGTTCAACCAGGTGCTGGGGCTGCAGATCGAGAGCCTGCGGCCGGAGAAAGTGGTGGGCCGCATCGCCATGAAGAACGAGCTGGTCGGCCACTACCTCCACAACCGCCTGCATGGCGGCGTGATCAGCGCCGGCCTGGACGCCATGGGCGGGCTGGCGGTGATGGCCGCGATCGGCGCGCGCCATATGGACGAATCGCCCGAGCAGCGCCTGCACCGCTTCGGCAAGCTGGGCACCATCGACCTGCGCATCGACTACCTGCGGCCCGGCATCGGCGAACACTTCCAGCTCGAAGCCGAGGTCCTGCGCCTGGGTTCGCGCGTGGCGAGCACCCGCATGGAGTTCCGCGGTGCCGAAGGCAAGCTGCTGGCGACGGGGGCGGGGGCGTACATCATCTCGTGA
- a CDS encoding carbamoyltransferase C-terminal domain-containing protein: MKLLAVALPHHDANFAYFDGQAIRYIKLERLQQEKRFHFGSLADWKPAAEELWGIDCEAIDDFVFSFDPASLPPALRGQVPPEAMMRLMSGASEAEPLAPAVCEYLGVPRGWLVSHHWLHALSTWMLEPRLADVRIVIDGVGDGRAWSVYRGDRPVAIGDIRRGSIGWGMREAGKLLGIRAGHYNDIAGKLMGLQAHGRVDAAFLQRLRAFGIGDLRELWSPQHWEAHRGDPLVARLALLDWAATVHARTGELLVEFFRQHAQLDDVVSYSGGVAQNVLWNAMLKQAFPQLVIPPHASDEGLALGGIEWLRRRHGLPPLEWPGFPFAQSDTGVEPPTGRTINVAAQVLAQGGLVGWYQGQGEVGPRALGNRSILMDPRLPQGHALLNRMKQREPYRPFGASVLAEHHERYFDGVPDAFMLQASRVRGAGLPAITHVDGSSRVQSVGPEQGAFQALLARFQQLTGCPVLANTSLNVAGRPIAASPEDALELFRGSPLQALVVGDQAYLK, encoded by the coding sequence ATGAAACTCCTCGCCGTCGCCCTCCCGCACCACGACGCCAACTTCGCGTACTTCGACGGGCAGGCGATTCGCTACATCAAGCTGGAGCGCCTCCAGCAGGAGAAGCGATTCCACTTCGGATCGTTGGCCGACTGGAAGCCCGCAGCTGAGGAGTTGTGGGGAATCGACTGCGAAGCCATCGACGACTTCGTCTTCAGCTTCGATCCGGCTTCGCTGCCGCCCGCGCTACGCGGGCAAGTCCCACCCGAAGCGATGATGCGACTCATGTCGGGCGCGTCCGAGGCCGAGCCGCTCGCGCCCGCTGTCTGCGAATACCTGGGCGTGCCGCGCGGCTGGCTGGTCAGCCATCACTGGCTGCATGCGCTCAGCACCTGGATGCTGGAGCCGCGGCTGGCCGACGTGCGCATCGTCATCGATGGCGTCGGCGATGGCCGCGCCTGGAGCGTCTACCGGGGCGACCGGCCGGTGGCGATCGGCGACATCCGGCGCGGGTCCATCGGCTGGGGGATGCGAGAAGCAGGAAAATTGCTCGGGATCCGCGCCGGCCACTACAACGACATCGCCGGCAAGCTGATGGGCCTGCAGGCCCACGGGCGGGTGGACGCGGCCTTCCTGCAGCGGCTGCGCGCTTTCGGCATCGGCGACCTGCGCGAGCTGTGGTCGCCGCAGCATTGGGAGGCGCACCGCGGCGACCCGCTGGTGGCGCGTCTCGCGCTGCTCGATTGGGCGGCGACCGTGCATGCCCGCACCGGCGAGCTGCTGGTGGAATTCTTCCGCCAGCACGCGCAGCTGGACGACGTGGTCTCCTATTCCGGCGGCGTCGCCCAGAACGTGCTGTGGAACGCGATGCTGAAGCAGGCCTTCCCGCAGCTCGTGATTCCGCCGCATGCCTCCGACGAAGGCCTGGCGCTGGGCGGCATCGAATGGCTGCGGCGGCGCCACGGCCTGCCGCCGCTCGAGTGGCCCGGTTTTCCCTTTGCGCAGTCCGACACCGGCGTGGAGCCGCCTACGGGCCGCACCATCAACGTCGCGGCGCAGGTGCTGGCGCAGGGCGGGCTGGTGGGCTGGTACCAGGGACAGGGCGAGGTGGGGCCGCGCGCGCTGGGCAACCGCTCGATCCTGATGGATCCGCGCCTGCCGCAGGGCCATGCACTCCTGAACCGGATGAAGCAGCGCGAGCCCTACCGGCCTTTCGGCGCCTCGGTGCTGGCGGAACACCACGAACGCTATTTCGACGGCGTGCCGGACGCCTTCATGCTGCAGGCCTCGCGCGTGCGCGGCGCGGGGCTGCCGGCCATCACGCACGTCGATGGCAGTTCGCGGGTGCAGTCGGTGGGCCCGGAGCAGGGCGCTTTCCAGGCGCTGCTGGCGCGCTTCCAGCAGCTCACGGGCTGCCCGGTGCTGGCCAACACCAGCCTCAACGTGGCAGGGCGGCCGATCGCGGCGTCACCGGAAGATGCGCTGGAGCTGTTCCGCGGCAGCCCGCTGCAGGCGCTCGTTGTAGGTGATCAGGCTTACTTGAAATGA
- a CDS encoding 2OG-Fe(II) oxygenase yields the protein MPLMEVVDEFLQPLQLKTLVTAVLAGSFPWEASEILAGRALPASHNRQFVHGFYLEKPGFSHRSPCLPLLDPVLARLQPQALIKAKLNLTPRQDSHIEYGMHVDTRHPGATTAILYLNTNNGYTVFEDGTRVPSVANRLVLFDASLRHTGASCTDADFRLVLNVNMLRIPAAP from the coding sequence TTGCCCCTCATGGAGGTGGTGGACGAATTCCTGCAGCCGCTCCAGCTGAAGACGCTGGTGACCGCGGTGCTGGCCGGCTCCTTCCCCTGGGAAGCGAGCGAGATCCTTGCGGGTCGTGCGTTGCCCGCGTCACACAACCGCCAATTCGTTCACGGTTTCTACCTGGAGAAGCCGGGCTTCTCCCACCGTTCGCCCTGCCTGCCGTTGCTGGACCCGGTGCTGGCGCGGCTGCAGCCGCAGGCCTTGATCAAGGCCAAGCTGAACCTCACGCCCCGCCAGGACAGCCACATCGAGTACGGAATGCACGTGGACACGCGCCACCCGGGCGCCACCACGGCCATCCTGTATCTCAACACCAACAACGGCTATACGGTGTTCGAGGACGGCACCCGCGTGCCCAGCGTCGCCAACCGGCTGGTGCTTTTCGATGCGTCCTTGCGACACACCGGGGCATCGTGCACGGATGCGGACTTTCGTTTGGTGTTGAACGTGAACATGCTGCGGATACCGGCCGCCCCGTAA